The genome window tctgCAGTTCcaacatggaaggcaggttgtggtTTCTAACCACCACTGAAAGGAAAGATATGGTTGTGGGTTTGTGGGAGATGTAGGGGCTTAACAACATTCTTAACTGGGTTAAAGACCTTGAGGCTAGATTCACACAACCTACTAAGCTTGGTTGCGGTTTCGTGAAGTCTTCCCAACTGGACAACTtgaagacctatggacttcaactcccagaatggagaATTTGAAGACGAATGGACTTCCACttctatgctggctgggggattctgggagttgatgcccACACATCTTCAACATGGGAAACAATGGCTTAgaacaggggactccaaccttggtcccttgaagacttgtggacttcaactcccagagttcctcagccagctttgctgggagttgaagtccacaagtcttcaagggaccaaggttggagacccctggcttagagtatGGTGTGAAGACAGCCTATCACTTTAGTTTTTGAGTCAGTAGATGGTGGAACAGGTTTATAACTAGGTTGAATATGTTGTATGAATGTAGCCACTGAGCCTGGTTACCATTTCCCTCCAACCAGGCCAGGTCTGTCtacggagcttctcagtcattcaggtcatggttgtcccaaaaatggaaaaaaagcaaaactggactttctttgttcttctctgaagatgtttcgcttctcatccaagaaacttcttcagctctgactggacggtgaggaatggaaggattgatactccttgcagacaaagctggtcatttgcattccttttagagggtcgttgaggccacttggagatttatctaggCCCTCATAATAGGACCacttatctcctgtttacaacccaGTCCTTTCACCAGTTccaattcaggtgaccctgagggcacagataaagctCCAAGGGACCTCAATGACTAAAatgatgcaaatgatcagctgtttgAAAGCagtctaaatccttccattcctcaccatttagtcagaactgaagaaacttcttggatgataagaagaaacgtcttcaaggaaaaccaagaaagtccagttccctcttcAAAAAGTCCTCTTTGAGATAGACCAGATCTGCCAACGTTGACCCATTCAAGATCTCAAGGAGATTCCGCCTCCCTCTTTGATGATCCATCCGGAAACTATGGCTCCACCGTGATTCTTCCCCCACTATCTTCCATGCTGAATTGTGACCGTTGTACTCTTTCAGTGACATCTTCCTTGTTCCTGGAGTCTTTCTCCCCTCTGTTGTGGCATCAGTGACATCACAAAGCCCCCCACCCCATGGGTCTTCAAGCTAAGCTCACCACTGAGAAGCCGGAGTAACAGCCGCTTAAGAAGGCCCTCTTCTCCAAAGAGTGGGGTACCACCATCTCCTCTCTGGGAGGGCAGAGTGGGGGGTCGCCAGCCAGATTCCCCTAGAAAGGAGACCTTGGCTATCTACCTGGTTTCTCGGAATGTCCTCGGCGCTGACCGAGCTGATCGCCACCCGAGGGAGGGCTGAGCCGCCATGTTGCACATGGCCGACCAAGGTTCTAGAACGCAGAGACGGCCAAGATGCTAATGCCGAAGGACATGACAGAGAAGGAACTTCCAGAAGAATCATGTGAGCTGGAAGCCGCCGCAGTCCTCCCAGAGTCCTGCCTCCAACATCTGGACAGCAGCAACTGGAAAGAACGCATCTCCTGCCTCGAGGCCCTGGAGAAGGCCGTAGAAGAGATGGAGAACCATCAGATACCCTGCCAAGCGTTGGTCAGGCTGCTCCACAAAGAGCCCGGCTGGAACGAAACCAAACTCCAAGTGATGCAGAAGAAGCTACACATCGTCACCCTCATCGCCCGCAAAGGCAACTTCTCCAGAACCTCCGCTCGCTTCGTCTTGGGGAACCTGGTGGACAAGATCGGCGACGTCATCTGCAGCAGCGACACCAAGGACGCCCTCACGGCAGTGGCCGAGGCCTGCGGCTTGCCGTGGACGGCCGAGAAAGTGACCGAAGCTGCTTTCTTGCAAGACAGCCCAAGAACTCATGCAGAAACCCTGAACTGGCTCTCTGAAGCCATCCGAGATTTTGGTTTCGAtggcctggaagccaaaatgtttGTCGGCTATATTAAGGTTTCCTTGTCCGCGGCCCACCCGGATGTGAGGACCTCGGCTTTCAACCTCCTCGGCGTGATCTTCCTCTACGTGGGGAGCCCACTGAGGGTCTTCTTTGAGAACGAAAGACCCCTTGTTCTGGCCCAGATAGACGccagattcgaacagctgagcggCCAAAGCCCCCCGCCTCAAATCCGAGGCCGCTGCAGGTTCTGTCGAAACTCTGCCAATGAGCAGCAGGGAGGAGACGCCCAACCCTACTGGAAGAAGAACACGGTGGACCTCAGACAGAAGATCTCCGCAGAGCTCATGTCCAAAATGCAGGACCCCAGCTGGAAGGTGCGGAAGGAAGGGCTGGAGGAAGTCTCCAAGATCCTTAGCGACATCACGTCCATCCAACCCAACCTGGGAGACCTCCCACTGGCCTTGAAAGCTTGCCTGCACGACTCCAACAAAGCTCTGGTGAAGCAGACCTTGGTTGTCCTGCAGCAGCTCGCCAAGGCCATGGGTCCCGGGTTGAAGCATCACGTCAAGACCCTGGGAATGTCCATCCTGGCGGTTCTCAAAGATAGCAAAAGTAGCTTGAGGCCCATGGCTCTTACCACCATCGAGGCTTGGGCCGAGCAAACCGGCATGAAAGAATGGCTGGAAGGAGATGACCTCTTCACAGATCTGAAGAAGGACGTGGTGTCTCCCAAACAGGGCTTCCTGGGCTGGCTGGTGGAGAAGCTGCCGTCTTCCAACTCGGCTTCTTCGGACCTTCTCCGTTGCGTCCCTCACCTCTATTCGGCCTTGGAGACTTCTCACGAGGAAACACGCACAGCTGCCCAGGAGGCGCTGCCGTTTTTCCTTCTTCACCTTGGCATTGAGAAGATGTGTGAAGCTACCAGCAAGCTGAAGCCAGCTTCCCGGGAACAGATCCTTGTCCTCTTGGAAAGAGTCAAAGAAAGCAGATCTTCCAAGGCTACCCTTAGCTTGTCGAGGACCCTGTCCAAGCTCCCACGAGGCAAGTCTTGGTCCAGATCAGATGTGGCTCCTCCTCCACCAGGCCTACCGGCTCCTTCCTCCTCGAATGAAAATGTTGGGTCCAGCGAGTTGAGCGTGGACGTCCGAAAGGCCATCTCAGAAGGAACTGTTCCCAAAACCAAGAGATGCCCAGCCACAAAGTCCTCAACCAAAGTCGCCTTAAAAGAAAGTCCCAGCAAGCTAGGCCCCATTTTTATGATTGTCCCCAAAGGCAAAGAGCAAAGGGCCAAGGAGGAGAAGGCTCTGAAAGTTCTCAGGTGGAACTTCAGCACCCCAAGCAGCAAGTATATCGAGCAACTCAAAGCTCAGATGTCCGGCTGTCTCTCCAACTGGCTGCAAGAGGAGATGTTTCATTCCAACTTTCAGCACCACATCAAAGCGTTGGCGGTGATGTCCAAGCGCTTGGAGATCGAGAAAGATGGGGTCCTCAGCTGCCTGGATCTCATCTTGAAATGGCTCAGTCTTCGGTTGTTTGACACCAACACTTGGGTCCTCATGAAGACTCTGGAATACCTTCAAAGACTCTTCCATCTGCTCATGGAGGAGAAGTACCAGCTGACGGATAATGAGGTGTCCTCTTTTCTGCCCTACCTTCTCCTGAAGCTTGGAGGAACCAAGGAATCCATTCTCAAAGAAGTCCGGGCAATTGTGAAGCAGATGTTCTTCATCTATCCGTCCTTCAAgacgttttcttttcttctcgaaGGAGCCCAGGCCAAGAACACCAACCAACGGGTAGGATGTCTGAAAGAGTTGGGATGGATGCTTAAGAAATACGGTCCAGAGGTCTGCCAGCCCAACCCCAGCAAAATTCTGAAAACTCTCCTTGTCTTGACCGGAGATTACAACAATGCGGTCCATACAGCTGCTCTGAAGGTCATCGCAACTGCACGGGATGTGTTTGGAGTAGAAACATTTCGGGTCATTGGGAATATCTCGGAGAAACATATGGGCCTTTTGGAGGAGAGCATCCGAGAGGCAGAAGCGA of Ahaetulla prasina isolate Xishuangbanna chromosome 6, ASM2864084v1, whole genome shotgun sequence contains these proteins:
- the LOC131201349 gene encoding cytoskeleton-associated protein 5-like, whose product is MLMPKDMTEKELPEESCELEAAAVLPESCLQHLDSSNWKERISCLEALEKAVEEMENHQIPCQALVRLLHKEPGWNETKLQVMQKKLHIVTLIARKGNFSRTSARFVLGNLVDKIGDVICSSDTKDALTAVAEACGLPWTAEKVTEAAFLQDSPRTHAETLNWLSEAIRDFGFDGLEAKMFVGYIKVSLSAAHPDVRTSAFNLLGVIFLYVGSPLRVFFENERPLVLAQIDARFEQLSGQSPPPQIRGRCRFCRNSANEQQGGDAQPYWKKNTVDLRQKISAELMSKMQDPSWKVRKEGLEEVSKILSDITSIQPNLGDLPLALKACLHDSNKALVKQTLVVLQQLAKAMGPGLKHHVKTLGMSILAVLKDSKSSLRPMALTTIEAWAEQTGMKEWLEGDDLFTDLKKDVVSPKQGFLGWLVEKLPSSNSASSDLLRCVPHLYSALETSHEETRTAAQEALPFFLLHLGIEKMCEATSKLKPASREQILVLLERVKESRSSKATLSLSRTLSKLPRGKSWSRSDVAPPPPGLPAPSSSNENVGSSELSVDVRKAISEGTVPKTKRCPATKSSTKVALKESPSKLGPIFMIVPKGKEQRAKEEKALKVLRWNFSTPSSKYIEQLKAQMSGCLSNWLQEEMFHSNFQHHIKALAVMSKRLEIEKDGVLSCLDLILKWLSLRLFDTNTWVLMKTLEYLQRLFHLLMEEKYQLTDNEVSSFLPYLLLKLGGTKESILKEVRAIVKQMFFIYPSFKTFSFLLEGAQAKNTNQRVGCLKELGWMLKKYGPEVCQPNPSKILKTLLVLTGDYNNAVHTAALKVIATARDVFGVETFRVIGNISEKHMGLLEESIREAEAMAVREEKVKTQLSKSCVEGSRQNVTPENQTEEDYSDSVQEQENINQVDTSPNPKPAAGDLPGMDMELRAENRVSPNINMIICHVASGSIVTSTEALVQIQEILEQEDNVELMSGHINPFLIATLRQMKFIHHLHVTAEEEARKEQVVEFYHSITCNLVSLFQVDILAQEASAGVLKDLISCLISFLLDSPVEELPEEQSTKLVVMKVLEKSNQTRILSSLLLLLQESMTASANLFAFSEMVAKCLWKTAKRLPQTIDSIYLDQILLDVHLFMKVLPKEKLKQYQSSYPLRALKILLHTLCKLKGEEILDHLTLIEDRGDSDLEANLRKVLSHFEGEPGMDRESGSSSLAQDEVNQTLAEIFKKINSKETARAGLEDLHEFKEKHPEADLEPYLKNCSLLFRSYVKHGLAVIMSERENKPRTNILSENVG